The Procambarus clarkii isolate CNS0578487 chromosome 4, FALCON_Pclarkii_2.0, whole genome shotgun sequence genomic sequence gtgtacatatttcctcaatctttggcggctttggttacatttattaaacagtttacaagcatggaaacttgccaatcaactgttgttattgttataaacagcctcctggtgcttcggagcttattaactgtttaataattgtaaacaaagacgccaaagattgagacaagatgtacaggttcgtaagtgcgtgcgtaactgcttcgtgaatttggcccaagGTTCGGGtgtctatgcgtactagtggctttaggtattgcatgtactaactctatctataaatacaacattatgtttgtaactcatcatctatgtatgtacttttaccagaataaaaatttgaattttgaaatttgaatttgaacACGTAACAGTCTTAACGGGTAATCTGTTGACACACGCTCCGTTGATATGTaaaaaagaaagaagagagaattaGTCGGCACTTAAGGAGATGAAAGGCGACCCAAGGTTTAAGCGAGCTTAAACAAAGATAAGATAGTTTTTAAGATCTTAGTCCAACACACGATGACATTGAGGGGTTTAAAGAGACACCTTACTATGTGAAGGTGTTTACAGCGACCAGATGATGCTAGCGAGCCCAGAGAAATAGGCAAGATGACCTCACGGAGGCTGAAGAAAGAATAGGTGACCTCCCGGAGGCTAAAGAAAGAATAGGTGACCTCACGGAGGCTGAAGAAAGAATAGGTGACCTCACGGAGGCTGAAGAAAGAATAGGTGACCTCGCGGAGGCTGAAGAAAGAATAGGTGACCTCGCGGAGGCTGAAGAAAGAATAGGTGACCTCGCGGAGGCTGAAGGAAGAATAGGTGCCCTCACGGAGGCTGAAGAAAGAATAGGTGCCCTCACGGAGGCTGAAGGAAGAATAGGTGCTCTCACGGAGGCTGAAGGAAGAATAGGTGACCTCGCGGAGGCTGAAGAAAGAATAGGTGACCTCACGGAGGCTGAAGAAAGAATAGGTGACCTCGCGGAGGCTGAAGAAAGAATAGGTGACCTCGCGGAGGCTGAAGAAAGAATAGGTGACCTCGCGGAGGCTGAAGGAAGAATAGGTGCCCTCACGGAGGCTGAAGAAAGAATAGGTGACCTCGCGGAGGCTGAAGAAAGAATAGGTGCCCTCACGGAGGCTGAAGAAAGAATAGGTGACCTCGCGGAGGCTGAAGAAAGAATAGGTGACCTCGCGGAGGCTGAAGAAAGAATAGGTGACCTCACGGAGGCTGAAGGAAGAATAGGTGCCCTCACGGAGGCTGAAGAAAGAATAGGTGACCTCACGGAGGCTGAAGGAAGAATAGGTGACCTCACGGAGGCTGAAGAAAGAATAGGTGACCTCACGGAGGCTGAAGAAAGAATAGGTGCCCTCACGGAGGCTGAAGAAAGAATAGGTGACCTTACGGAGGCTGAAGGAAGAATAGGTGACCTCACGGAGGCTGAAGGAAGAATAGGTGACCTCACGGAGGCTGAAAAAAGAATAAATGACCTCACGGAGGCTGAAGAAAGAATAGGTGACCTCACGGAGGCTGAAGAAAGAATAGGTGACCTCACGGAGGCTGAAGAAAGAATAAGTAGCCTCCCGGAGCCTGAATATCAGGTcatgtcaagttcaagttcaagtatgtttattgagataagaaagaaatacatctcaaagggatagagtagcttaggctatttctactccgAGGTCATGTCAGAGCACTTATACAAAGATCACGTGATCCCACGGACTCTAAATAATATCAAATATAATAAATTCAGAGAGAGACGGGATGATGCCGAGGAATATAAAGATGGCACCAGATGACCTTCAAGAGCTTAAACTGATGCAAGGTGTCGCTATAGATCTTCAACATCACCAAGGTAGACAAGATGTTTCTTCAAGCGATGACTCTGAAGCAGATATTAAGAAGTCAAATGTTTTCCTTGGATAAAGGCAGTTTCTACAGAATTTCTGGCCTTGTAAATGATCCTGTGTTGTTTACAAGTGATATTGGTTGTCAGAGGGAGACCAGCTGGACCAACTGCTCGAAGGGCGCCAgctcaaccacttgggttggatggtttcgcttcatgtaggtcggtgttcaatccccgattgtccaagtggttgaacgccattcctttcccctccgtcccatccctaatccttatcctgaccccttcccagtactatCCAGCCTCCCAAGTGCTAGCAGCGGCGGCTGTGTCCTGGAGGGAAGCAACAGGTGTGCTGACAGACAGCCACTGATGACCTTGCTAACCGGAAAATCCTATTTACTTGTCGTTTGTATCGAAGTTGAGgattggacaaatccacaagggccgtgacgaggattcgaacctacgtccgagagcatcccagacgctgccttaatcatttgatgcatcacgctattaggatttctgtgtgtaaagttgaggattatttggtgtctcCTGAGCATTGAGCATTTTGACGACGCCTTGTCTTCGAGGAAATTTATTCTTAAATCAAAACTAATGACTAAAAGGTTTTcaaaaaacttttaccaatacctttcctgAGTGGCTTATGGAGTTATGGACAATAATGGACATGTTAATGGACATGTTTTCCACATTATGGAAAACGTATTCCCTTGTATGGACAATCTAATAGAAACTTCATGGACAGATCAAGTCAAAGAAATCACCAAAGGATTGGAAAAGTACAAAAAGGAAATGAAAGAAACATGaaaaagttgtaaaagagaaaaaaGAACGATCAAAGAAACATGTTTGGAAGTCAAAATCAGAACTGAGCAGCAAGAAAGAGTAGGCAAACAATTAGGAAATAACTTGTCACAAGCAGTATATTAGTACAAAACTGTAGAGAAGTAAATCTATAATATTTTGTGAGTGTTTGGAAAAGAAAATTCCATCTTGGACAGATAGAGCCGCAGAACAGAGAAAACATAATTGAGAAAATAGTATGTGTAGAAGAAGGCATCATAACAAAGGATGATTTTAGTGatctcagtgattttagaaggatAGGTAAATATCAGAAATACAAGAATCGCCCCTTAAAGGTGATATTTAATGGAGAGAGTAACAAATGACAAAAGTACCTAGGAATGCCAAGAAATTAAAAAATGATGAGAAAGGGAAAATATGGTTATTAAGACGAGATATTTCGAAGGATGACAGAGAAGTTAAACTAAACCATGCCAAAGCAAAATGTGTAAATGAAGGTACGAATGAGAAGAAAAAAAATACTTTTACAAAGTGATAGGGATCAGAAAATCTGTTAAATGGACATAAAAGCAACCTAATAAAATCATTAGAAGAAGGGTGAGCGAAGGACAAAGGGagtgggaacatgttcctgaaaatcgtATAAACTAATAtctgtttgcagtgttgttagccctgtggccatcAACCCTTCCTAGCATGAGTGTCGACttagttctgggatgatttttgtcACCCGATGTTGTACCTTCTCCAAAGCAGATATTTCTTTCAGAAGATGTGGTctccacttgagacagttaagacaGTCTCACCTGCATCtgcgtacaagtgacaggatgaacaatccagcgggttttcttcctattggggagtgttgaacATGCTGCTATGGTATTATgttccctcacaggatgagttatgCAGCCGGATTTCGATAAAAATCCAGTTGTATAATTTCTCCAAGTCAGGGTGGTCCAGTGGTTAGGTGCAGCAGCTGGGAGTCTCTCAGTTGCGGGTTCGAGACACCTCAGTTGCAGTTGAttttatcattgatatatatcacgttgttttgttgttgtttaagattcaactactcggaacaaaacttccatgtagcacgggctatggtgagcacgctatatatatatcatgttactgtgatttctctgtgtatttcAGCATCGATGTTTCAACACTAAATTAAATTTCACGGACCAGACATTGAAGTGACCAGTAACTGTCACCATGAATTTATAAACCTTCAAACTGCAAACATTCACAAATACCAAAACATATATTTGTTGTTTTACGTAAATTCTAACGGAATGCCACAATCTAATTTCATAATTCAGCTGCCACTAGCACAAACTCTGCCAGATAAATGTCTGCAATTACTTTAGTTATAACTTCCGCTGCCttatcattttattttttttctgaaaaatCCGGAAATTGCCCCAAAAAACGTCTCAAGTCCTGATATAACCCTAACTCAGGAGATGTTACACACAAAGACATACACAAACAAAGACGATTACCACCACTTTAAACTAAATCATCCTGTAACCAGAAACGACAATATTATAATCATGCACCCTTTACAGTGTTCAGAATGAATCCTCGGAATTTAATTTATAGGCAAAGAgatataaattaattattatacaCAACCCAACTGAAATATTTATTAGCGTGTATAACAATTATAATAAAACCCATCTATTGACTCCCGAGGTGGTTGAGATGTTTAGTAGCTTCTTCAGATACTTGAGGACTAACGCTGGCGGGTTTGTTTACATTGGCCAGGATGGACGAGGAGGTTCCCGCCACAACTGCTGTACGTGTCTCGACGTGTCTCGCGGGCTGGCTCCTTCCCCAACGAATTTTATTGACTAATTTCATCATATTTACACAGGGTTCGTGTGGGTTGTTTCATAAATGAGCTTAACAAATTTTTAcatacattttattatatatcaggGTGTTTAAAATGTCAGTGtgcaattttatatatttattgttttaGAACTATATATATGATAGAATTATTCCGTAAAGAACGAGGTTTGGTTAAATAAACAATTAGTTTTCATATGCACTTACAAAAATAAATCCAATAGAGTCAAATATGGCGATAGTGGAAGTCTAGATAAaagatccatctatctacctcttAGTGAATTTTTCATTTGAAAACGGTttctgatcaacccgtcctcttaaaaataacgtcgcttttcgctcgtatgtgcgctatggccaaatttggacgtaatttgaaatgaaatcgactcaaaaagtgacgtactgttccgttttgtgTTTGAGTCGaccggcttactcggttaggttaggagaggaaactttcaattaacgtttttcataacgttttgaaactttatgagaatttcctgccgacTTATCAGTTCTAATCGGTTACGTTCAGGAATAAAGAAATGCTGCATCATTTCTAAATAGCTATCACCATTTACAAcgtaaatttttttaattttgccccgaggggcgagtttattgggcaataTGTCCTGCAAATAAGAGAGGCTCCCTATGATTCGATTATTTCCTAATGGACACCAGACATTAACCTTAATAAAAACAATTTTGAGTGATGACAAAAAGTTAAACACATCCGGCGTATAATTTTTGTTTGCaaattaattttattatgtgaAGCTTCAAAACTATAAGTATATTAAAATGGCACACGGACTTTACAAACACCCTGTATctatagggcgcctgacagctaggtggacagcgcttctgattcgtagtcctgaggttccgggttcgacccccggtggaggcggagacaaatgggcaaaatgtttctttcaccctgatgcccctgttacctagcagtaaataggtacctgggagctagacagctgctacgggttgcttcctgggggtggaggcgtggtcgaggaccgggccgcggggacactaagtcccgaattcatctcaagataacctcaagatatcagtAAAATAATGTTTATCTGGGCTAAGTTTGGCTGCCAAAGGCTTtgtgctagcctcacccaactgtaCACAGTTATTGCCGAGAGGTAGGTGCCCAACACAGGTGGGTCAGGGTCGGACCCATTGCTCACATTACAACGTGACTGGCTCACATGGCGACCCCCATGATACTTGCTGGCGACAAACCGATCAGGTTAAGCATCACACAAATGAGTGTTTAGCTTGAGTGGttatgtgtgtatactcacctagttgtgcttgcggtgggttgagctctggctctttggtactgcctctcaactgtcgtacagattcctgagcctactgggctctgtcatacctacatttgaaactgtgtatggagtcagcctccaccacatcactgcctaatgcattccctctgttaactactctgacactgaataagctctttctaacgtccccgtggctcatttgggtactcagtgtcctcctgtgtccccttgttcgcgtaccgcccgtgttaaacagtttatctttatctaccctgtcaattcctctgagaattttgtaggtagtgatcatgtctccccttactcttctgtcttctagtgtcgtgaggtgcaactcacgcagcctttcttcgtaactcatgcctcttagttctgggactagcctaatggcatatctctgaactttttccagcttcatcttgtgcttgacaaggtacggactccatgctggggccgcatactccaggattggtcttacatatgtggtgtacaaggttctgaatgattccttacacaggttcctgaacgctgttctgatgttagccagcctcgcatatgccgcagacgttattctttttatgtgggcttcaggagacaggtttggtgtgatatcaactcctagatctttctctctgtccgtttcatgaagtacttcatctcccattctgtatcctgtgtctggcctcctgtttccactgcctagtttcattaccttacatttactcgggttgaactttagtagtgtgtgcgtgtgtgcgcgcgcgcgtgtgtgtgtgcgcgcgcgcgtgtgtgtgtgcgcgcgcgcgtgtgtgtgtgtgtggtgtgtgtgtgtgtgtgtgtgtgtgtgtgtgtgtgtgtgtgtgtgtgtgtgtgtgtgtgtgtgtgtgtgtgtgtgtgtgtgtgtgaggaagtgcCCACACACGTTCTGGGACACCGTGCCAGCCGCTGCTAATTTTACCTACACCTGTCAAGGGTTCCTGTCACCCCCTCCACTTCACACATTCCTGTTGACTATAGTAAACCCTCCTCCTGTCTAAGCGACTCATCCACGCAAACATTCATCCGTACCCGTCTCACATTCATCCGTACCCCGTCTCTTACCGTCCACAACAACCTGTCATTAGAACAGGGTTGTTGTGGACCTAAATTGACTCATACGCAGGCGGCTCATATTTACAGCGAACCATACTCATACTTGTCTaggctacgcttgaaacaatcaagagatgcCGCGTCTATAATACTGGCATTAAATCTGTTCCATAAACCCACAATCCTATTTCTAAATCAGTCGTTCTCAGGACTTTTCTAAATCTGAACTTGTATATATATGTTCTGTATTTAATTTCCTCTTAATTTAATTTGTACTTATTTTTTTGCTTCACGGGGAATATTCCAATTATTTTCTTCAATCGTAGAAAAGGTGCTAGGAAAGGTATTTCCTAGAAAAGGAATAGCCTAGGACAGCCCTCGGAGCCCTGCTGATATCAGTAGCCTACTCTGACTTTACCCATTTTTGGGAACTCTCTCCACTTCCCTTTAAATAATCATGCTGTTATCCTGCTTAGGATAACCACTCCAGTTCCTCTAAGCCTTTATCTTACTAATCAGCCTTTCGTAAGACAGTTTGTAAGACTACAGTCTGTAACGTTTCAACCTTTACCACGCTACAGTCTTACTGTTAGACTGTATCTGCCAGTCTGTAACCAATTTAGGCCTTTCCTAGTAGTACTGTAGTGATTTTGAATCTTCGTTACAATGTATATCTCAACTACCGTACCTCTCTGCTTCACAACTACGCCCCCACTGTACCTCTCTGCTTCACAACCACGCTCCCACTGTACCTCTCTACTTCACAACCACGCTCCCACTGTACCTCTCTGCTTCACAACCACGCTCCCACTGTACCTCTCTGCTTCACAACCACGCTCCCACTGTACCTCTCTGCTTCACAACCACGCTCCCACTGTACCTCTCTGCTTCACAACCACGCTCCCACTGTACCTCTCTGCTTCACAACTACGCCCCCCACGGTACCTCTCTGCTTCACAACCACGCCCCCCACGGTACCTCTCTGCTTCACAACCACGCCCCCACTGTACCTCTCTGCTTCACAACCACGCCCCCACTGTACCTCTCTGCTTCACAACCACGCCCCCACTGTACCTCTCTGCTTCACAACCACGCCCCCACTGTACCTCTCTGCTTCACAACCACGCCCCCACTGTACCTCTCTGCTTCACAACTACGCCCCCACTGTACCTCTCTGCTTCACAACCACGCCCAACACGGTACCTCTCTGCTTCACAACCACGCCCCCCACTGTACCTCTCTGCTTCACAACCACGCCCCCACTGTACCTCTCTGCTTCACAACCACGCCCCCACTGTACCTCTCTGCTTCACAACCACGCCCCCCACTGTACCTCTCTGCTTCACAACCACGCCCCCACTGTACCTCTCTGCTTCACAACCACGCCCCCACTGTACCTCTCTGCTTCACAACCACGCCCCCACTGTACCTCTCTGCTTCACAACCACGCCCCCACTGTACCTCTCTGCTTCACAACCACGCCCCCACTGTACCTCTCTGCTTCACAACCACGCCCCCACTGTACCTATCTGCTTCACAACCACGCCCCCCATTGTACCTCTCTGCTTCATAACCACGCCCCCCACGGTACCTCTCTGCTTCACAACCACGCCCCCCACGGTACCTCTCTGCTTCACAACCACGCCCCCCACGGTACCTCTCTGCTTCACAACCACTCCCCCCACTGTACCTCTCTGCTTCACAACCACCCCCCCACTGTACCTCTCTGCTTCACAACCACCCCCCCACTGTACCTCTCTGCTTCACAACCACGCCCCCACTGTACCTCTCTGCTTCACAACCACGCCCCCCACGGTACCTCTCTGCTTCACAACCACGCCCCCCACGGTACCTCTCTGCTTCACAACCACGCCCCCCACGGTACCTCTCTGCTTCACAACCACGCCCCCACTGTACCTCTCTGCTTCACAA encodes the following:
- the LOC138371255 gene encoding involucrin-like, whose translation is MRVAYGTRTQIHEAVTQRAQRNRQDDLTEAEERIGDLPEAKERIGDLTEAEERIGDLTEAEERIGDLAEAEERIGDLAEAEERIGDLAEAEGRIGALTEAEERIGALTEAEGRIGALTEAEGRIGDLAEAEERIGDLTEAEERIGDLAEAEERIGDLAEAEERIGDLAEAEGRIGALTEAEERIGDLAEAEERIGALTEAEERIGDLAEAEERIGDLAEAEERIGDLTEAEGRIGALTEAEERIGDLTEAEGRIGDLTEAEERIGDLTEAEERIGALTEAEERIGDLTEAEGRIGDLTEAEGRIGDLTEAEKRINDLTEAEERIGDLTEAEERIGDLTEAEERISSLPEPEYQVMSSSSSKRDGMMPRNIKMAPDDLQELKLMQGVAIDLQHHQGRQDVSSSDDSEADIKKSNVFLG